From the Thermovirga lienii DSM 17291 genome, one window contains:
- a CDS encoding Mammalian cell entry related domain protein (PFAM: mce related protein~COGs: COG1463 ABC-type transport system involved in resistance to organic solvents periplasmic component~InterPro IPR003399~KEGG: sat:SYN_00409 ABC-type transport system involved in resistance to organic solvents, periplasmic component~PFAM: Mammalian cell entry related domain protein~SPTR: Virulence factor Mce family protein): protein MNREIKIGIFALVTIILLGLLVFFSGGLRFKEKGYELGIVFHDAMGLSVGSPVLVSGIESGRVNSMELLEEGVLVTVGLKEGISLPVDSKFTIDTGGLLGEPRVKIIRGTSRELLGPKARVIGELPPSFDEILGDIEEGLGSIKDTFSKVNAFLENLSGMADNLENFVEEAKPAIVDAARAVEEAANSFENLSANMEATVKENRSNITKLVRNAEELSSRLNFIISEFDKDKKGGKDLRETVVKIKEAAEEAKEMAISIRKFVQGFEGESGKAFNLRKLSDLADRADKTLAFIESIKLGGDLYLHGDLDGRDPIFDAYIHLKKGDSPYSLLVGMANIGDDPGFTGAVGYEYKDWQFISGSINDYFGFGLSYNPDFSKGDLSIGAAWWNEEGGSFSVEGKYSIDEDWGLFYKHQEIDSEERDSLGVFYRF, encoded by the coding sequence ATGAATAGGGAAATTAAGATAGGAATATTTGCTCTGGTAACAATAATATTGTTAGGCCTTTTGGTATTCTTCAGTGGAGGCTTGCGCTTTAAAGAAAAAGGTTATGAACTAGGCATAGTTTTCCATGATGCAATGGGTCTAAGCGTAGGTTCACCAGTTTTAGTCTCTGGAATAGAATCGGGTAGAGTAAATTCTATGGAGCTTCTAGAGGAAGGAGTTTTGGTGACGGTAGGTTTGAAAGAAGGGATATCATTGCCGGTTGATAGCAAGTTTACCATAGATACTGGAGGTCTTTTGGGTGAGCCCAGAGTAAAAATAATAAGGGGAACATCTAGAGAATTGTTGGGGCCTAAAGCCAGAGTAATAGGAGAGCTCCCCCCCTCCTTTGACGAAATACTTGGGGACATAGAGGAAGGTCTTGGTAGCATAAAAGACACTTTTTCAAAGGTAAATGCCTTTTTAGAAAATCTTTCTGGAATGGCTGACAATTTAGAGAACTTCGTCGAAGAAGCGAAACCAGCAATTGTCGATGCAGCTAGAGCTGTGGAAGAAGCCGCCAATTCATTCGAAAACCTATCAGCAAATATGGAAGCCACTGTGAAGGAAAATAGGAGCAATATAACAAAACTTGTCAGAAACGCTGAGGAATTGTCTAGTCGGTTGAATTTTATAATTTCCGAATTTGACAAAGATAAAAAAGGTGGCAAAGACTTGAGAGAAACAGTAGTAAAAATCAAAGAAGCTGCAGAGGAAGCCAAAGAAATGGCTATTTCCATAAGGAAGTTCGTCCAAGGCTTTGAGGGGGAGTCTGGCAAAGCCTTCAACTTGAGGAAACTATCAGACCTAGCTGATAGAGCCGATAAAACCCTTGCATTCATCGAATCGATAAAATTAGGTGGCGACCTATATTTACATGGAGATTTAGATGGAAGGGATCCCATATTCGATGCCTATATCCATTTGAAGAAAGGTGATTCTCCATACTCATTGCTGGTAGGAATGGCAAACATAGGTGATGATCCTGGATTTACAGGTGCCGTGGGTTATGAGTACAAAGACTGGCAATTCATATCAGGCTCAATAAATGATTACTTTGGTTTTGGTTTGTCCTATAACCCAGACTTTTCCAAGGGGGATTTGTCTATAGGCGCTGCTTGGTGGAACGAAGAAGGTGGCAGTTTTTCCGTTGAGGGTAAGTATTCTATAGATGAGGATTGGGGATTGTTCTATAAGCATCAGGAAATAGATTCGGAGGAAAGAGATTCGCTGGGAGTGTTCTACAGGTTTTAG
- a CDS encoding ABC transporter related protein (PFAM: ABC transporter~COGs: COG1127 ABC-type transport system involved in resistance to organic solvents ATPase component~InterPro IPR017871: IPR003593: IPR003439~KEGG: cpi:Cpin_3315 ABC transporter related~PFAM: ABC transporter related~SMART: AAA ATPase~SPTR: Toluene tolerance ABC efflux transporter, ATP-binding protein): MSPPVVTLEEVSVFFGSKEALKSINLSLSMGEVKCILGPSGCGKTTTLRVIAGLQKIQKGRMKLFDSYVTPETEEKDLADFRKRLGVVFQGGALFDSLTVGQNIAFPLKYCRGIEDRAFIEKKVKEMLDHVELEDVRELYPSELSGGMRKRVAIARALVHEPEVLLLDEPTTGLDPLTARHIDALIVTLCRRFQVAVLVVTHDMVSALGIADRLVLMDDGRVVWRGTCDEWNKMDDPAVKRFAAGLISVRGGDLP, encoded by the coding sequence TTGAGTCCTCCGGTTGTTACTCTTGAAGAAGTCTCGGTTTTTTTCGGCAGCAAGGAAGCCCTTAAAAGCATCAACCTTTCATTGAGTATGGGAGAGGTCAAGTGCATATTGGGCCCATCGGGCTGTGGCAAAACTACTACTCTTAGGGTTATAGCTGGTTTACAGAAGATACAGAAGGGCAGGATGAAGCTTTTTGATTCTTACGTGACGCCGGAAACCGAGGAGAAGGATCTGGCCGATTTTAGGAAAAGATTGGGAGTAGTCTTTCAAGGTGGGGCTCTGTTCGATTCTTTAACAGTCGGTCAGAATATTGCCTTTCCCTTGAAGTATTGTAGAGGTATAGAAGATAGAGCGTTCATAGAAAAAAAAGTAAAAGAAATGTTAGACCATGTGGAGCTAGAAGATGTGAGGGAGCTGTATCCTTCGGAACTTTCAGGGGGTATGAGAAAGAGAGTTGCCATAGCTAGAGCTTTAGTTCACGAACCTGAAGTTTTACTCCTTGACGAACCAACAACTGGCTTAGATCCCTTAACTGCAAGACATATAGATGCTCTGATCGTAACCCTGTGCAGAAGATTTCAAGTAGCTGTTTTAGTTGTTACCCATGACATGGTGTCAGCTTTAGGCATTGCAGATAGATTGGTTCTCATGGATGATGGGCGGGTGGTATGGCGTGGCACCTGTGATGAATGGAACAAGATGGATGATCCGGCGGTAAAACGTTTCGCTGCGGGGCTCATTTCGGTGCGTGGGGGAGATCTGCCATGA
- a CDS encoding protein of unknown function DUF140 (PFAM: Domain of unknown function DUF140~TIGRFAM: conserved hypothetical integral membrane protein~COGs: COG0767 ABC-type transport system involved in resistance to organic solvents permease component~InterPro IPR003453~KEGG: afn:Acfer_1701 protein of unknown function DUF140~PFAM: protein of unknown function DUF140~SPTR: STAS domain protein), producing the protein MRIISWLGREIILVVENLGAFFVIFFKITSGLLSKTWSLQDFSEQLERIGVSSVFMVAITSAFTGMVMAVQTIDQFIRFGATGYIGGVIGLSITRELSPVLTGLVVSGRVGASMAAEISSMKVTEQLDALKAFGLDDIVFVGAPRLLASFIMLPALTIFSDFIGISGAFLYVLAHGVNSHIFRKSLEVLLDPYDIWGGIIKAAVFGILIAVSACTHGFRAGQGAKGVGVATTRAVVWSNMLILATNYILSSLLFGGMSS; encoded by the coding sequence TTGCGGATAATTAGCTGGTTAGGACGAGAGATTATCTTAGTGGTAGAAAACCTGGGAGCATTTTTTGTAATTTTTTTTAAGATTACAAGCGGCTTGTTGTCGAAAACCTGGAGCTTACAGGATTTTTCAGAGCAGTTGGAGCGCATAGGTGTAAGCTCTGTGTTCATGGTAGCGATAACAAGCGCGTTTACGGGAATGGTTATGGCGGTTCAGACCATAGATCAGTTCATTAGGTTTGGAGCGACAGGCTATATTGGAGGGGTGATTGGCCTTAGTATCACCAGGGAGCTTTCTCCTGTGCTGACAGGACTCGTGGTTAGCGGGAGGGTAGGAGCATCGATGGCCGCCGAAATAAGCTCCATGAAAGTGACTGAGCAGTTGGATGCCCTCAAAGCTTTCGGATTAGACGACATAGTTTTTGTAGGTGCTCCTAGGCTGCTTGCAAGTTTTATAATGCTGCCAGCTTTGACCATTTTCTCAGATTTTATTGGTATAAGCGGGGCTTTTTTATACGTTCTGGCTCATGGGGTCAATTCCCATATTTTCAGAAAATCTCTTGAGGTACTTCTTGATCCCTATGATATATGGGGGGGAATTATCAAAGCAGCTGTTTTTGGGATTTTGATAGCCGTCTCTGCATGTACCCACGGCTTCAGAGCCGGGCAGGGAGCAAAAGGAGTAGGTGTAGCTACTACAAGAGCTGTTGTTTGGAGCAATATGCTTATATTGGCCACAAACTACATCCTTTCGAGCCTTTTGTTTGGAGGTATGTCAAGTTGA
- a CDS encoding hypothetical protein (PFAM: SpoIVB peptidase S55~KEGG: aco:Amico_1054 hypothetical protein~SPTR: Putative uncharacterized protein) has product MFRFKLKLLLSIIFILCCCTFAMAQSTFNSTIPVMSLDDIKPGMEGIAYTVVKGQEVVTFPVKVLSVVPSVELPHQLILIQAYGPVIEKTGGIAAGMSGSPVFIDGKLVGAIGYGWHFSEHDKGLVTPISEMAAVWEWPDREIKLREPINIKIENSETEGKKSGDIKNLETPIMMYGVSDRSAGEISEKLGTSYSMLPHSFKATSLPVNMNAKLTPGDAVSVLLAWGDVSIAATGTLTALSKDGRFLAFAHPFLNRGAVYYPLAKAWIHDVIPSVQAPFKIGTPTEIVGVVTQDRPQAIGGYIGKIPTAFDFSLSMRDKDTGKIVKKRFQFVNDPFLLSELIDNILIGLWDDTWERKGEGTAKVDLKIEGGSLVEGWQRTNMFYSGKDLAKDMFSEAVDITKTIMLNPFYEINPFGVHLDVEVTQEPRILLIEDLIVPERDLKPGETFEVKVKMRPYRGKAIERKFTLNVPEDAAGTYEVVVRGGGIDEPSQESLLQGWRAITNLNELLREISSIEANNEVIVELRYETPDRAPWSSKTEKEDKRLLSEIKKEKMEKGLLKVFKSNYYVDGLLRKLIKVADKQK; this is encoded by the coding sequence ATGTTTAGATTTAAGTTGAAACTTTTACTTTCTATAATTTTTATCCTCTGTTGCTGTACTTTCGCCATGGCGCAGTCTACATTTAATTCAACTATACCTGTTATGTCTCTTGATGACATCAAACCAGGCATGGAAGGAATTGCTTACACTGTGGTCAAGGGACAGGAGGTAGTTACTTTTCCTGTTAAAGTCTTGAGCGTAGTCCCATCGGTCGAGTTGCCCCACCAATTAATATTAATTCAAGCTTACGGTCCGGTAATAGAAAAAACAGGTGGAATAGCAGCCGGGATGAGTGGCAGTCCTGTTTTCATAGATGGGAAGCTCGTCGGTGCCATAGGGTACGGTTGGCATTTCAGTGAACATGACAAAGGGCTTGTGACTCCTATATCTGAAATGGCTGCAGTTTGGGAGTGGCCGGACAGAGAAATAAAATTGAGGGAACCTATAAATATAAAAATTGAGAACAGTGAAACTGAAGGTAAGAAAAGCGGCGATATTAAGAACCTGGAAACTCCCATAATGATGTATGGGGTAAGTGATCGTAGCGCTGGAGAAATAAGCGAAAAACTTGGAACCAGCTATTCTATGTTGCCCCACTCTTTTAAGGCTACTTCACTGCCCGTTAACATGAATGCAAAACTAACTCCTGGGGATGCTGTTAGTGTCCTTTTGGCGTGGGGAGACGTCTCTATCGCTGCTACTGGCACACTCACAGCTTTATCCAAGGATGGACGTTTTCTGGCTTTTGCGCACCCATTTTTAAATCGCGGTGCAGTTTACTATCCTTTGGCTAAGGCTTGGATTCACGATGTAATACCTAGCGTACAAGCTCCTTTTAAAATAGGGACTCCGACAGAGATTGTAGGAGTGGTTACTCAGGACAGGCCGCAAGCCATTGGCGGATATATAGGCAAAATTCCTACGGCGTTTGATTTCTCTCTTAGTATGCGGGACAAAGATACAGGCAAAATAGTCAAAAAAAGGTTTCAGTTTGTGAACGACCCCTTTTTGTTAAGCGAACTTATAGATAACATTTTGATTGGATTATGGGATGACACTTGGGAAAGAAAAGGAGAAGGCACCGCTAAGGTTGATTTAAAGATAGAAGGTGGCTCACTAGTTGAGGGATGGCAAAGGACAAACATGTTCTACTCAGGAAAAGACCTGGCGAAGGATATGTTTTCGGAAGCGGTGGACATAACAAAGACCATAATGCTGAACCCTTTTTACGAGATAAATCCCTTTGGTGTGCATCTTGATGTTGAGGTGACCCAGGAACCTAGAATTCTTCTGATAGAGGATCTCATAGTGCCTGAAAGGGATTTAAAACCTGGAGAGACCTTTGAAGTGAAAGTAAAAATGCGTCCATACAGGGGTAAAGCGATCGAGAGGAAGTTTACGTTGAACGTTCCAGAAGATGCTGCTGGGACCTATGAGGTGGTAGTAAGAGGTGGAGGCATAGACGAGCCGTCTCAGGAGTCTTTGCTGCAAGGATGGAGAGCTATCACCAATTTGAACGAGCTTTTGCGCGAGATAAGTTCAATTGAGGCTAACAACGAAGTTATAGTTGAGCTTAGATATGAGACCCCCGACAGGGCCCCGTGGTCCTCTAAAACCGAGAAAGAAGATAAAAGACTTTTGAGCGAGATAAAGAAGGAAAAAATGGAAAAGGGACTGCTAAAAGTTTTTAAGTCGAACTATTATGTTGATGGCCTATTGAGGAAGTTAATAAAGGTCGCTGACAAGCAGAAATAA
- a CDS encoding bacterial peptide chain release factor 2 (bRF-2) (PFAM: PCRF domain; RF-1 domain~TIGRFAM: peptide chain release factor 2~KEGG: bpm:BURPS1710b_3602 hypothetical protein~manually curated): protein MTLLPISTVLEELRSMMTELQDSLDPASLKKKIDQITEMTGEQGFWDRDDAQELTKKLALLQDRYSKWQEMENELKEIETIAELLAMEQDEALEKEFYERAEKLKKRIEEEQVMLLLDEEYDESNAIVSIHPGAGGLDSQDWAEILYRMYLRWAENKGFKTKVLEISQGEEAGIKSVTFQVFGPFAYGFLKCERGVHRLVRISPFDTAKRRHTSFASVNVSPELPDDVEININPEELKIDTFRAGGAGGQHVNMTDSAVRITHIPTGIVVSCQNERSQHMNKQVAMNILKSRLYERMQQERQEQLEQIQGEKKEIGWGSQIRSYVFHPYTLVKDHRTGVEKGNIQAVIDGDLDDFIFAELKRRKKRTNDK, encoded by the exons ATGACCTTATTGCCCATATCTACCGTATTGGAGGAACTGCGCTCCATGATGACGGAGCTGCAGGACAGCCTT GACCCAGCTTCACTAAAGAAGAAAATAGACCAAATCACCGAAATGACGGGAGAGCAGGGCTTTTGGGATAGGGATGATGCCCAAGAGTTAACAAAAAAACTGGCTTTGCTCCAGGATCGTTATAGCAAATGGCAAGAGATGGAAAATGAGTTGAAAGAGATAGAAACCATTGCTGAGCTATTGGCGATGGAGCAGGACGAAGCTCTGGAAAAAGAATTTTACGAAAGAGCTGAAAAACTTAAGAAGAGAATAGAAGAAGAGCAAGTAATGCTGCTTCTTGATGAAGAATATGACGAGTCAAATGCGATAGTAAGCATACACCCAGGGGCTGGAGGCCTAGACTCCCAAGATTGGGCAGAGATTCTTTACAGAATGTATCTAAGATGGGCTGAGAACAAGGGATTCAAGACTAAAGTGCTTGAAATTTCTCAGGGGGAGGAGGCGGGAATTAAGTCTGTTACGTTTCAAGTTTTTGGTCCCTTCGCCTATGGATTTTTGAAGTGCGAGAGGGGAGTGCACAGGCTTGTTCGAATTTCACCTTTTGATACCGCAAAGAGGAGACACACCAGCTTTGCGTCTGTCAATGTCTCTCCTGAGCTTCCTGATGACGTGGAGATCAATATTAATCCTGAAGAACTTAAGATAGATACCTTCAGGGCTGGTGGTGCAGGGGGGCAGCACGTCAACATGACGGATTCGGCAGTGAGAATTACTCACATACCGACGGGGATCGTCGTGAGCTGCCAAAATGAAAGATCTCAACACATGAATAAACAGGTGGCCATGAATATATTAAAAAGTCGCCTTTATGAGCGAATGCAACAGGAAAGGCAGGAGCAGCTTGAACAAATTCAAGGGGAAAAGAAGGAGATAGGTTGGGGAAGCCAGATACGATCTTATGTTTTTCATCCTTACACTTTGGTTAAGGACCATCGTACTGGGGTAGAGAAAGGTAACATTCAGGCAGTAATAGACGGCGACTTGGATGATTTCATTTTTGCTGAACTGAAACGGCGCAAGAAAAGAACAAATGATAAATAA